From one Nonomuraea polychroma genomic stretch:
- a CDS encoding ACT domain-containing protein, whose amino-acid sequence MSDAPKVMHLRSGRDMRQGTQQGRSWRREIAELAALFLAVGLAHLLATLLGHEDPGPVVLIGLGVALILGAAVHKRIGRRPARRGAVLPVDDGAGSPMALWRIRMRVVERPGRLATVAGAFGRLGCNILALHIAPTGSSAITPAGCDALDEFVIEAPRDLALDMLARALAEAGGHDVVIVRAQVKDLTDPGVQALVLAQRVSADPDRLPEAMAELLRVSQVEWRRPGDTVDEGAELNTTMVISVNPDRALLIRRPELPFTPTEAARAAALTAAARQARYTPSP is encoded by the coding sequence ATGAGCGATGCACCTAAGGTCATGCACCTACGTTCCGGACGTGACATGCGACAGGGCACCCAGCAGGGACGCTCGTGGCGGCGGGAGATCGCCGAGCTCGCCGCCCTGTTCCTCGCGGTGGGCCTGGCGCACCTGCTCGCGACGTTGCTCGGGCACGAGGACCCGGGGCCCGTCGTGCTGATCGGGCTCGGCGTGGCGTTGATCCTCGGCGCCGCCGTGCACAAGCGGATCGGCCGGCGCCCCGCGCGCAGGGGCGCCGTGCTCCCGGTGGACGACGGAGCCGGCTCCCCGATGGCGTTGTGGCGCATCCGGATGCGGGTGGTGGAGCGCCCAGGACGCCTCGCGACGGTGGCCGGCGCGTTCGGCCGCCTGGGCTGCAACATCCTGGCGCTGCACATCGCGCCGACCGGCAGCAGCGCCATCACGCCCGCCGGCTGCGACGCGCTCGACGAGTTCGTCATCGAGGCGCCGCGCGACCTGGCGCTCGACATGCTCGCCCGGGCGCTGGCCGAGGCCGGCGGGCACGACGTCGTCATCGTCCGCGCCCAGGTCAAGGATTTGACCGACCCCGGCGTGCAGGCGCTGGTCCTGGCCCAGCGGGTCAGCGCCGACCCCGACCGGCTGCCGGAGGCGATGGCCGAGCTGCTGCGGGTCTCGCAGGTCGAGTGGCGGCGGCCCGGCGACACCGTGGACGAGGGCGCCGAGCTCAACACCACCATGGTGATCTCCGTCAACCCGGACCGGGCCCTGCTGATCAGACGGCCCGAACTGCCGTTCACCCCGACCGAGGCCGCCCGCGCGGCCGCCCTGACCGCAGCCGCCCGCCAGGCCCGCTACACACCCTCACCCTGA
- a CDS encoding family 43 glycosylhydrolase — MRRRALACLAALAATVSLVVSPAQAAAADGPVLWYKLDEQAGAVAADSSGNARHGTVRGTAGWGDGLTFNGSDTDVKLPNDVMKGLDSITVSTDVLVDPGQRTPYFIYGFGNTSGTSGNGYLFATGNHLRVAVASGNWSTEQNTRLSTSHNLARGGWKHLVYTQTGTTGVLYEDGVEIGRNTNVTITPGSIGGGTTTANYLGRSLYSADRLFQGKLRDFRIYDRAISADEVKALAQPAVTAALAADKQALTLGDTSAVTADLTLPAAAPGGSKVTWATSDASVVTATGKVTRPANGQPPATATLTATLARGALTDTKTFEITVMPEHDDTKIAQDAAAALKVHGVDDVRGNLTLPVTGENGTTVSWASGKPSVITPTGEVTRPAHGAGDVTVTLTATVTRNAATATREFTAKVRELPAEQDYKGYLFSYFTGEGTADGEQVYFALSRGNDPLRWRELNGGKPVLTSTLGEKGLRDPFIIRSPEGDKFYQIATDLRIFGNGNWDAAQRTGSKSIMVWESTDLVNWGEGRLVKVSPDTAGNTWAPEAYYDETLGAYVVFWASKLYAADDPNHTGNTYNRMMYATTRDFRTFSEPKVWVDPGYSVIDSTVIKHGGTYYRYTKDERNNSSTTPCSKFILAETSTSLLNTKWDFLSECIGKGAMSQGEGPTIFKSNDQEKWYLFIDEFGGRGYIPFESTNLASGTWTPSANYSLPARPRHGTVIGVTQAEYDRLLRAYAPGQLVESAEEVKVVTGIGDAPILPEKVTATFADGSTGSVAVTWDEVPASAYAQAGTFTVQGTLPDGASVRAKATVTVSAEGVPVESLTVSPAELRLGVGVSRQVKAVVEPTNATARQLTWTSADPSVATVSATGLVTTVKAGTTEITVRTADGSRTVTIPVEATAAIPADLLLHYTFDEKGGTVARDASGRGNDGSYERTPAWGDGVHGASFQMAGGAGTSTTAPYVTIPNGVLKDVSDVTVAFHVKWNASTTANQWIYGFGPDRNKYLFTGPRNGAGVLFSAITTGSWQAESSMRHSAALPGGAWKHVAVTLDSAAKTMVMYLDGVEIARVANVTVKPSDLYDAAKSYGGYIGRSLYAEDPYFAGEVDDFRVYGRALPAAEVYDLGGDPAAITGVTLPQLKVDAIVEADGGRITLPLKEGSDVTKLAPQLTLAPGAAVSPASGAEQDFTEPVTYTVTGADGTKREWKITALVMKSPVLPGLYADPNLVVFGDRFYLYPTTDGFAGWSGTQFTAFSSTDLVHWTDHGVILDLGPDVSWADNSAWAPAIAEKDGKYYFYFSGGMATGNTAKHLGVAVADSPTGPFRDALGKPLVPAGTYSGQMIDPAVFQDDDGQHYLYWGNGNSYQVPLNADMVSFDAAKVKTYKPAGYNEGSFVVKRDGTYYFMWSENDTRSEDYQVAYATGETPLGPWTKRGVILRKNLALGIKGTGHHSVIRVPGTDDWYIAYHRFAIPGGDGTHRETTIDRLEFGDDGLIKAVTPTLESVDPVAVVTAGPDASGAEGAAIALTGAFSGAGTPAWRYEAADGAEGTCVFADPGAPRTTVTCTDEGAYRVTLAAGRSRDTATVTVANADPDITRVSGPQDPVAAGKPVQLAVTYTDPGTDDTLTCQVDWTDGTTGPCAEGHVYTKSGIYQPVVTVGDGDGGKVVVTADPVVVYDPKAGFVTGGGWIDSPAGAQPGNPAATGKAAFGFVSAYHKDATRPAGQTMFAFPAGGVAFVATHYDWLVVTGGEVRYRGVGKVNGKPGYAFTVTASDGSPDRFQIRIWKEAGGEVVYDNHGTDIGGGEIVVHPGR; from the coding sequence ATGCGACGACGCGCTCTGGCGTGCCTGGCCGCGTTAGCCGCCACGGTTTCGCTCGTGGTGTCGCCCGCCCAGGCAGCGGCCGCCGACGGCCCGGTGCTGTGGTACAAGCTCGACGAGCAGGCGGGAGCGGTGGCGGCGGACTCCTCCGGCAACGCCCGCCACGGCACGGTGCGCGGCACGGCCGGCTGGGGCGACGGGCTGACGTTCAACGGCAGCGACACCGACGTGAAGCTGCCGAACGACGTCATGAAGGGCCTGGACTCGATCACCGTCTCCACGGACGTCCTCGTCGACCCCGGGCAGCGCACGCCGTACTTCATCTACGGCTTCGGCAACACCAGCGGCACCAGCGGCAACGGCTACCTGTTCGCGACCGGCAATCACCTGCGCGTCGCGGTCGCCAGCGGAAACTGGTCGACCGAGCAGAACACCCGCCTGTCGACCTCGCACAACCTGGCCCGTGGCGGCTGGAAGCACCTGGTCTACACCCAGACGGGCACCACCGGCGTCCTGTACGAGGACGGCGTGGAGATCGGGCGCAACACCAATGTCACGATCACGCCGGGCTCCATCGGCGGCGGCACGACCACGGCCAACTACCTCGGCCGGTCGCTGTACTCCGCGGACCGGCTCTTCCAGGGCAAGCTGCGGGACTTCCGCATCTACGACCGGGCGATCAGCGCGGACGAGGTGAAGGCGCTCGCGCAGCCGGCCGTCACCGCCGCGCTCGCGGCCGACAAGCAGGCCCTCACCCTCGGCGACACCAGCGCCGTCACCGCCGACCTGACGCTGCCGGCCGCCGCGCCCGGCGGCTCCAAGGTCACCTGGGCGACCAGTGACGCCTCGGTGGTCACCGCCACCGGCAAGGTCACCCGGCCCGCGAACGGGCAGCCGCCCGCCACGGCCACGCTCACGGCCACCCTGGCCAGGGGCGCGCTCACCGACACCAAGACGTTCGAGATCACGGTCATGCCCGAACACGACGACACGAAGATCGCGCAGGACGCCGCCGCCGCGCTCAAGGTGCACGGCGTCGACGACGTGCGCGGCAACCTCACCCTCCCCGTCACCGGCGAGAACGGCACCACGGTCTCCTGGGCCTCCGGCAAGCCGTCGGTCATCACGCCGACCGGAGAGGTCACCCGCCCGGCCCACGGCGCCGGCGACGTCACGGTCACGCTGACCGCCACGGTCACCAGGAACGCCGCCACCGCCACCCGCGAGTTCACCGCCAAGGTGCGTGAACTGCCGGCCGAGCAGGACTACAAGGGCTACCTCTTCAGCTACTTCACCGGCGAGGGGACCGCGGACGGCGAGCAGGTCTACTTCGCCCTCAGCCGCGGCAACGACCCGCTGCGCTGGCGAGAGCTCAACGGCGGCAAGCCCGTGCTCACCTCCACCCTGGGGGAGAAGGGCCTGCGCGACCCGTTCATCATCCGCTCGCCCGAGGGCGACAAGTTCTACCAGATCGCCACCGACCTGCGGATCTTCGGCAACGGCAACTGGGACGCCGCCCAGCGCACCGGCAGCAAGTCGATCATGGTGTGGGAGTCGACCGACCTGGTCAACTGGGGCGAGGGCCGGCTGGTGAAGGTCTCGCCCGACACCGCAGGCAACACCTGGGCGCCGGAGGCGTACTACGACGAGACCCTCGGCGCGTACGTCGTCTTCTGGGCCTCCAAGCTGTACGCCGCGGACGACCCGAACCACACGGGCAACACCTACAACCGCATGATGTACGCCACGACCCGCGACTTCCGCACCTTCAGCGAGCCCAAGGTGTGGGTGGACCCGGGTTACTCGGTGATCGACTCGACGGTCATCAAGCACGGCGGCACGTACTACCGCTACACCAAGGACGAGCGGAACAACAGCTCGACCACCCCGTGCAGCAAGTTCATCCTGGCCGAGACGTCCACCTCCTTGCTCAACACCAAGTGGGACTTCCTCTCCGAGTGCATCGGCAAGGGTGCCATGAGCCAGGGTGAGGGCCCGACCATCTTCAAGTCCAACGACCAGGAGAAGTGGTACCTGTTCATCGACGAGTTCGGCGGGCGCGGCTACATCCCGTTCGAGTCGACGAACCTGGCCTCGGGCACCTGGACGCCGTCGGCGAACTACTCGCTGCCGGCCAGGCCCCGCCACGGCACCGTCATCGGCGTCACGCAGGCCGAGTACGACCGGCTGCTGCGCGCCTACGCGCCCGGCCAGCTCGTGGAGAGCGCCGAGGAGGTCAAGGTCGTCACCGGCATCGGTGACGCGCCGATCCTGCCGGAGAAGGTGACCGCCACGTTCGCCGACGGCAGCACCGGCTCGGTCGCCGTCACCTGGGACGAGGTCCCGGCCTCCGCCTACGCCCAGGCGGGCACGTTCACCGTGCAGGGCACGCTGCCCGACGGCGCGTCGGTGCGGGCCAAGGCGACGGTCACCGTGTCGGCCGAGGGCGTGCCGGTGGAGAGCCTCACCGTCTCACCCGCCGAGCTCCGGCTCGGTGTCGGCGTGAGCCGCCAGGTCAAGGCCGTCGTCGAGCCCACCAACGCCACCGCCAGGCAGCTCACCTGGACCAGCGCCGACCCGTCCGTCGCGACGGTCAGCGCCACCGGCCTGGTCACCACGGTCAAGGCGGGCACGACCGAGATCACGGTACGCACCGCGGACGGCTCCAGGACCGTCACCATCCCCGTCGAGGCCACCGCCGCGATCCCGGCCGACCTGCTGCTGCACTACACCTTCGACGAGAAGGGCGGCACCGTCGCCCGTGACGCCTCCGGCCGCGGCAACGACGGCTCATACGAGCGCACCCCGGCGTGGGGCGACGGCGTCCACGGCGCGTCGTTCCAGATGGCGGGCGGCGCCGGCACGTCCACGACCGCGCCGTACGTCACCATCCCGAACGGCGTGCTCAAGGACGTCTCCGACGTCACCGTGGCCTTCCACGTCAAGTGGAACGCCTCCACCACGGCCAACCAGTGGATCTACGGCTTCGGCCCGGACCGCAACAAGTACCTGTTCACCGGGCCCCGCAACGGCGCCGGCGTGCTGTTCTCGGCGATCACCACCGGCAGCTGGCAGGCGGAGTCGTCCATGCGGCACTCGGCGGCGCTGCCCGGCGGCGCGTGGAAGCACGTCGCGGTGACGCTCGACTCGGCCGCGAAGACGATGGTCATGTACCTCGACGGCGTCGAGATCGCCCGCGTGGCGAACGTCACGGTCAAGCCGTCCGACCTGTACGACGCCGCCAAGAGCTACGGCGGTTACATCGGCAGGTCGCTGTACGCCGAGGACCCGTACTTCGCCGGCGAGGTGGACGACTTCCGCGTCTACGGCCGCGCGCTGCCGGCCGCGGAGGTCTACGATCTCGGCGGCGACCCCGCCGCGATCACCGGCGTGACCCTGCCGCAGCTCAAGGTCGACGCCATCGTGGAGGCCGACGGTGGCCGGATCACGCTGCCGCTCAAGGAAGGCAGCGACGTCACCAAGCTGGCGCCGCAGCTCACCCTCGCGCCCGGCGCCGCCGTCAGCCCGGCCTCCGGCGCGGAGCAGGACTTCACCGAGCCCGTCACCTACACCGTCACCGGCGCGGACGGCACGAAGCGGGAATGGAAGATCACGGCGCTCGTCATGAAGAGCCCCGTGCTGCCCGGCCTGTACGCCGATCCCAACCTCGTGGTGTTCGGCGACCGCTTCTACCTGTATCCGACCACGGACGGCTTCGCCGGCTGGAGCGGAACCCAGTTCACGGCGTTCTCCTCGACCGACCTGGTGCACTGGACCGACCACGGCGTCATCCTCGACCTGGGGCCCGACGTGTCGTGGGCGGACAACAGCGCCTGGGCACCGGCCATCGCGGAGAAGGACGGGAAGTACTACTTCTACTTCAGCGGCGGCATGGCCACCGGCAACACGGCCAAGCACCTGGGCGTGGCGGTGGCGGACTCGCCGACGGGACCCTTCCGCGACGCCCTCGGCAAGCCGCTCGTCCCCGCCGGGACCTACAGCGGGCAGATGATCGACCCCGCCGTGTTCCAGGACGACGACGGGCAGCACTACCTGTACTGGGGGAACGGCAACTCCTACCAGGTGCCGCTGAACGCCGACATGGTCTCGTTCGACGCGGCGAAGGTGAAGACGTACAAGCCGGCCGGATACAACGAGGGCTCCTTCGTCGTGAAGCGCGACGGCACCTACTACTTCATGTGGTCGGAGAACGACACCCGCAGCGAGGACTACCAGGTCGCCTACGCCACCGGCGAGACGCCGCTCGGCCCCTGGACCAAGCGCGGCGTCATCCTGCGCAAGAACCTCGCGCTCGGCATCAAGGGCACCGGGCACCACTCCGTGATCCGCGTGCCCGGCACCGACGACTGGTACATCGCCTACCATCGCTTCGCCATCCCGGGCGGCGACGGCACCCACCGGGAGACCACGATCGACCGGCTGGAGTTCGGCGACGACGGCCTGATCAAGGCCGTGACGCCGACGCTGGAGAGCGTCGATCCCGTCGCGGTGGTGACCGCCGGGCCCGACGCCTCCGGCGCCGAAGGCGCCGCCATCGCGCTGACCGGCGCGTTCTCCGGAGCGGGCACGCCGGCCTGGCGGTACGAGGCCGCCGACGGGGCGGAAGGCACCTGCGTCTTCGCCGATCCCGGGGCACCGCGCACCACGGTGACCTGCACGGACGAGGGCGCCTACCGGGTCACGCTGGCCGCCGGGCGCAGCCGGGACACCGCGACCGTCACCGTCGCCAACGCCGACCCCGACATCACCCGCGTGTCGGGACCGCAGGATCCCGTCGCGGCGGGCAAGCCTGTGCAGCTGGCGGTCACGTACACCGACCCGGGCACGGATGACACGCTGACCTGCCAGGTCGACTGGACGGACGGCACCACGGGACCGTGCGCGGAGGGGCACGTCTACACCAAGAGTGGGATCTACCAGCCGGTGGTCACCGTCGGCGACGGTGATGGCGGCAAGGTCGTGGTGACGGCCGATCCCGTCGTGGTCTACGACCCGAAGGCCGGGTTCGTCACCGGAGGCGGCTGGATCGACTCACCGGCCGGAGCGCAGCCGGGCAATCCGGCGGCGACGGGCAAGGCCGCGTTCGGGTTCGTGTCGGCGTACCACAAGGACGCCACCCGCCCGGCCGGGCAGACCATGTTCGCGTTCCCGGCAGGGGGCGTCGCCTTCGTCGCCACCCACTACGACTGGCTCGTGGTGACCGGCGGCGAGGTCCGCTACCGGGGCGTCGGCAAGGTCAACGGCAAGCCCGGGTACGCCTTCACGGTCACGGCATCCGACGGCTCGCCCGACCGCTTCCAGATCAGGATCTGGAAGGAGGCCGGGGGCGAGGTCGTCTACGACAACCACGGCACCGACATCGGCGGGGGTGAGATCGTCGTTCACCCCGGCAGGTAA
- a CDS encoding toxic anion resistance protein, which translates to MSDLVLTPPAPVAPVPAETAAGMLPMAGERAAELTAKARAFAGELSGLDPRSPEFSRKVHDISSMGDTEIRSASQVANRMLKRPVAALDAARGEGADAQAKVAKDLVALRRTVVDLDPKQAASGARKLLGLIPFGDRLRDYFAKFHSAQRHIDDIIRALKSGQDELLRDNAAIEGEKANLWEAMTRLQEYAVMAQAMDAALEEQIAQADEQRAAALRSDALFAVRQKHQDLLTQLAVSAQGYLALDLVRKNNLELSKGVDRATTTTVAALRTAVTVAQALAGQKLVLDQISALNATTSDLILATSEMLRTQAGAIQNQAASANVDLDTLRQAFDNVYATMDLIDSFRAKAVESMATTVDSLSAELDHAKTYLERARDGAE; encoded by the coding sequence GTGTCCGATCTGGTGCTCACGCCGCCCGCGCCGGTCGCGCCGGTGCCGGCGGAGACGGCGGCCGGCATGCTGCCGATGGCCGGCGAGCGCGCGGCCGAGCTGACCGCCAAGGCGCGCGCGTTCGCCGGGGAGCTGAGCGGGCTCGACCCGCGTTCGCCCGAGTTCTCCCGCAAGGTGCACGACATCTCCTCGATGGGCGACACCGAGATCAGGTCCGCCTCGCAGGTGGCCAACCGCATGCTGAAGCGGCCGGTGGCGGCGCTGGACGCGGCCAGGGGCGAGGGCGCCGACGCCCAGGCCAAGGTCGCGAAAGACCTCGTGGCGCTGCGCCGTACCGTCGTGGACCTGGATCCGAAGCAGGCCGCGAGCGGGGCGCGCAAGCTGCTGGGCCTGATCCCGTTCGGCGACCGGCTGCGCGACTACTTCGCCAAGTTCCATTCCGCGCAGAGGCACATCGACGACATCATCCGCGCGCTGAAGTCCGGCCAGGACGAGCTGCTGCGCGACAACGCCGCCATCGAGGGCGAGAAGGCGAACCTGTGGGAGGCGATGACGCGGCTGCAGGAGTACGCCGTCATGGCCCAGGCCATGGACGCGGCCCTGGAGGAGCAGATCGCGCAGGCCGACGAGCAGCGGGCCGCGGCGCTGCGCTCGGACGCGTTGTTCGCGGTGCGGCAGAAGCATCAGGACCTGCTCACCCAGCTTGCCGTCTCGGCGCAGGGCTACCTGGCGCTGGACCTGGTACGCAAGAACAACCTGGAGCTCAGCAAGGGCGTGGACCGCGCCACCACGACGACGGTCGCGGCGCTGCGCACGGCGGTGACGGTCGCTCAGGCGCTGGCCGGGCAGAAGCTGGTGCTCGACCAGATCAGCGCGCTGAACGCCACGACCAGCGACCTGATCCTGGCCACCAGCGAGATGTTGCGCACGCAGGCGGGCGCGATCCAGAACCAGGCCGCTTCGGCGAACGTGGACCTGGACACGCTGCGGCAGGCGTTCGACAACGTCTACGCCACGATGGACCTCATCGACTCCTTCCGCGCGAAGGCGGTCGAGAGCATGGCGACCACGGTGGACAGCCTGTCGGCCGAGCTGGACCACGCCAAGACGTACCTGGAGCGGGCCAGGGACGGTGCCGAGTGA
- a CDS encoding vWA domain-containing protein, which translates to MRRALIAVALLLAAACGSDGEGGELADRPDVLRVLAGSEIKDLEPLLRRAEQEAGVKVSLAYTGTLDGAEQVASGRAAERVDAIWFSSNRYLSLIDGAQAKLSTQTKTMVSPVVLGLKPAKAAELGWDGKPVSWADIAAAAKSGRFSFGMTNPASSNSGFSALVGVAAALSDADGALSAEQVAGVTPKLKEFFSAQRLTAGSSGWLAEAYARDPGVDGMVNYESVLLGLREKVTLVYPSDGVVSADYPLTLLASAPEEKKALYGKLAAWLRTPAVQKEIRTGTHRRPIVPGVAQDPKFGAAQLIELPFPNRRSTADELISTYLNQVRIPSEATFVLDTSGSMRGDRIDALRTALVALTGADTSTSGAFTRFLNRETVTMIPFDDSARDPVAFTVPERDPEPVLAQIKAFAEELEADGGTAIYDSLASAYDRPVTPGRYSSIVLMTDGENTDGSDYAAFASHYRSLPEERRRTPTFVVLFGESDVEEMRQVAQLTGGAVFDARSTSLSSAFKEIRGYQ; encoded by the coding sequence GTGAGGCGGGCGCTGATCGCGGTGGCGCTGCTGCTGGCGGCCGCCTGCGGCTCGGACGGCGAGGGCGGGGAGCTCGCCGACAGGCCCGATGTGCTGCGGGTGCTGGCCGGCAGCGAGATCAAGGACCTGGAGCCGCTGCTGCGCCGGGCCGAGCAGGAGGCCGGGGTCAAGGTGAGCCTGGCCTACACCGGCACGCTCGACGGGGCCGAGCAGGTCGCGAGCGGCCGGGCCGCCGAACGGGTGGACGCGATCTGGTTCTCCTCCAACCGCTACCTGTCGCTGATCGACGGCGCGCAGGCCAAGCTGTCCACCCAGACCAAGACCATGGTCTCGCCCGTGGTGCTGGGGCTGAAGCCGGCCAAGGCGGCCGAGCTCGGCTGGGACGGCAAGCCGGTGTCGTGGGCGGACATCGCGGCGGCGGCCAAAAGCGGCCGCTTCAGCTTCGGCATGACGAACCCGGCCTCCTCCAACTCGGGCTTCTCCGCCCTGGTGGGGGTGGCGGCGGCGCTGTCGGACGCGGACGGCGCGCTCAGCGCCGAGCAGGTGGCCGGGGTCACGCCGAAGCTGAAGGAGTTCTTCTCGGCGCAGCGGCTGACGGCCGGCTCGTCGGGCTGGCTGGCCGAGGCGTACGCCCGCGACCCGGGCGTGGACGGGATGGTGAACTACGAGTCGGTGCTGCTGGGCCTGCGCGAGAAGGTCACGCTCGTCTACCCCAGCGACGGCGTGGTCAGCGCCGACTACCCGCTCACGCTGCTGGCCTCCGCCCCGGAGGAGAAGAAGGCCCTGTACGGCAAGCTCGCCGCCTGGCTGCGCACGCCCGCCGTGCAGAAGGAGATCAGGACCGGCACGCACCGGCGGCCGATCGTGCCGGGCGTGGCGCAGGATCCCAAGTTCGGCGCCGCGCAGCTCATCGAGTTGCCGTTCCCGAACCGGCGCAGCACGGCCGACGAGCTGATCTCCACCTACCTCAACCAGGTGCGCATCCCGTCGGAGGCGACGTTCGTGCTGGACACGTCCGGGTCGATGCGGGGCGACAGGATCGACGCGCTGCGCACCGCGCTCGTGGCGCTGACCGGCGCGGACACCTCGACGTCCGGCGCCTTCACACGGTTTCTCAACAGGGAGACCGTGACGATGATCCCGTTCGACGACAGCGCGCGCGACCCGGTCGCGTTCACCGTCCCCGAGCGGGACCCCGAGCCGGTGCTGGCGCAGATCAAGGCGTTCGCCGAGGAGCTGGAGGCGGACGGCGGCACCGCGATCTACGACAGCCTCGCTTCGGCCTACGACCGGCCGGTGACGCCCGGCCGCTACAGCTCGATCGTGCTCATGACCGACGGCGAGAACACCGACGGCAGCGACTACGCCGCCTTCGCGTCCCACTACCGGTCGTTGCCGGAGGAGCGGCGGCGCACGCCGACGTTCGTGGTGCTGTTCGGCGAGAGCGACGTGGAGGAGATGCGCCAGGTGGCGCAGCTGACCGGCGGCGCCGTGTTCGACGCCCGTTCGACGTCGCTGAGCAGCGCGTTCAAGGAGATCCGTGGCTATCAGTGA
- a CDS encoding alpha-galactosidase encodes MILSAAGTALLLDTDGQGLPRVRHFGADLGPVAGPDLLPALGSPAPALPLLPAQGDSWYGRPGLSGTRTGEHWPVRWTLDRLDVDAAPGAGGTVTIAASDEQAGLALVSELAMDAGGLVTLRHTVTNTAATPYRLAGLTCALPVPARAGELLDFTGRWALEKVPQRRPFGHGVWSRENRRGRTGHDATGLLVAGTDGFGFRGGEVWAVHAGWSGNHVHYAERLHEQLALLAAGELLEPGEITLAEGESYRTPLVYFTWSGSGLDEASARLHEHLRAARPLPVRPVTLNNWEATYFDHGLDRLLELADKAAAAGIERFVLDDGWFRHRRHDRAGLGDWYVDEGVWPDGLHPLADHVRKHGMQFGLWFEPEMINEDSDLARAHPDWILGRSERMPPPQRNQQTLDLAEPGAYAYLLERLDTLVGEYALDYIKWDHNRDIAEPVHDGVAGVHAQTEATYRLLDELRRRHPGLEIESCSSGGARVDYGILARTDRVWTSDSNDALDRQAIQRWTGLLVPPERMGAHVGAPRDHITGRALPLAFRAGTALFGHMGVEWDLTSASEADLDELATWIALHKRLRPVLHAGKVVRADHPDPSSLLHGVVLPERGVFGYVQLTSRVESAPAPLRLPGLDPAALYEVRVAGPVPQGAAMPPWAAMPEWAAAPVRLPGAALGELGLPAPALRPTSVLVIEVERI; translated from the coding sequence GTGATCCTCTCCGCCGCGGGCACGGCCCTGCTGCTCGACACCGACGGCCAGGGCCTGCCGCGGGTGCGCCACTTCGGCGCGGACCTCGGCCCCGTCGCCGGGCCCGACCTCCTTCCCGCGCTTGGCTCCCCGGCACCCGCGCTGCCGCTGCTGCCCGCCCAGGGCGACAGCTGGTACGGCAGGCCGGGCCTGTCGGGCACCAGGACCGGCGAGCACTGGCCGGTCCGGTGGACCCTCGACCGGCTCGACGTGGACGCCGCCCCGGGCGCCGGCGGCACGGTGACCATCGCCGCCTCCGACGAGCAGGCGGGACTGGCGCTGGTGAGCGAGCTGGCCATGGACGCGGGCGGCCTGGTGACGCTGCGGCACACGGTGACCAACACCGCTGCCACGCCGTACCGGCTGGCGGGGCTGACCTGCGCGCTGCCGGTGCCCGCGCGGGCCGGCGAGCTGCTGGACTTCACCGGCCGGTGGGCGCTGGAGAAGGTGCCGCAGCGCAGGCCGTTCGGGCACGGCGTGTGGAGCAGGGAGAACCGGCGAGGCCGCACCGGGCACGACGCCACCGGGCTGCTCGTGGCCGGCACCGACGGGTTCGGCTTCCGCGGCGGTGAGGTGTGGGCGGTGCACGCCGGCTGGAGCGGCAACCACGTGCACTACGCCGAGCGGCTGCACGAGCAGCTCGCGCTGCTGGCCGCGGGCGAGCTGCTCGAGCCCGGCGAGATCACGCTGGCCGAGGGGGAGAGCTACCGCACGCCGCTGGTGTACTTCACCTGGTCCGGCAGCGGCCTGGACGAGGCGAGCGCCCGGCTGCACGAGCACCTGCGGGCCGCCCGCCCGCTCCCGGTCCGGCCGGTCACGCTCAACAACTGGGAGGCCACCTACTTCGACCACGGCCTCGACCGGCTGCTGGAGCTGGCCGACAAGGCCGCGGCCGCCGGGATCGAGCGGTTCGTGCTCGACGACGGCTGGTTCCGCCACCGCCGCCACGACCGCGCCGGGCTCGGCGACTGGTACGTCGACGAGGGGGTCTGGCCGGACGGGTTGCACCCGCTGGCCGACCACGTGCGCAAGCACGGCATGCAGTTCGGGCTCTGGTTCGAGCCGGAGATGATCAACGAGGACTCCGACCTGGCCCGCGCCCACCCCGACTGGATCCTCGGCCGGTCGGAGCGGATGCCGCCGCCGCAACGCAACCAGCAGACGCTCGACCTGGCGGAGCCGGGGGCGTACGCCTACCTGCTGGAGCGGCTCGACACCCTGGTCGGCGAGTACGCGCTCGACTACATCAAGTGGGACCACAACCGCGACATCGCCGAGCCCGTCCACGACGGCGTGGCCGGCGTGCACGCCCAGACGGAGGCGACCTACCGGCTGCTGGACGAGCTGCGCCGCCGCCACCCCGGGCTGGAGATCGAGTCGTGCTCGTCCGGCGGCGCCCGCGTCGACTACGGCATCCTCGCCCGCACCGACCGGGTGTGGACCTCCGACAGCAACGACGCCCTCGACCGGCAGGCCATCCAGCGCTGGACGGGGCTGCTCGTGCCGCCGGAGCGGATGGGCGCCCACGTCGGCGCGCCGCGCGACCACATCACCGGCCGGGCGCTGCCGCTGGCCTTCCGCGCCGGCACGGCGTTGTTCGGGCACATGGGCGTGGAATGGGACCTGACCTCGGCGAGCGAGGCCGACCTCGACGAACTGGCCACGTGGATCGCCCTGCACAAGCGGCTGCGGCCGGTGCTGCACGCCGGGAAGGTGGTCCGGGCTGACCACCCCGACCCGTCGTCGCTGCTGCACGGCGTGGTGCTGCCCGAGCGCGGCGTGTTCGGCTACGTCCAGCTGACCTCCCGCGTGGAGTCCGCGCCCGCGCCGCTGCGGCTGCCGGGCCTCGACCCCGCCGCCCTGTACGAGGTGCGCGTGGCCGGGCCCGTCCCCCAGGGCGCGGCGATGCCGCCGTGGGCCGCGATGCCGGAGTGGGCCGCGGCGCCGGTGCGGCTGCCCGGCGCCGCGCTGGGCGAGCTCGGGCTGCCCGCCCCGGCGCTCCGCCCGACGTCGGTGCTGGTCATCGAGGTGGAGAGGATCTAG